One Ahaetulla prasina isolate Xishuangbanna chromosome 1, ASM2864084v1, whole genome shotgun sequence DNA window includes the following coding sequences:
- the CFAP221 gene encoding cilia- and flagella-associated protein 221 — protein sequence MEVVSNIQTDFHSTKGSCRSPPSLLLDSFVEEPQQTTDVPHHLLESKIYTKLLRNNAIQAKPAIMHYGGFEVEKHHQQVLKLINISGEVINIHIIPPETNYFQIKYSKIQRLVPGLSFSVTVDFCPDEWRYYYDCIRIHSQGDETLLIPLHAYPVMNNVDFPSYINLSDVPLGQCKPYVIPLQCGCPIDFEFQIEYLQSHKAFTVQPMSGIIPASGKAEVMVTFAPFEYGTAQIKIQLWISQFNSKPYSCTFTGTSIPHLNLIRGDLENQESVLQRIPKSAEKAVLCLPQKTRSPKDKKLRLLQKGQTIEYKNLRFPVDLSNPYAVGTVLIQEPGKLKIKHLREVLGGQGDGGTKTRQIKEAVFQLKVKQDIQEEEINQLKWQVHLGKDPICPTLQKQILEDRLKEEEIYKIKRRDPILEKEFERKHIEISVKRIVRHISESPQFQPTFDLLLNNPWYHKHRIQQRFQQAARKVLIQIRLDKVINLLHDVFKRYKEQEEEEKRLISECSSFKTSSTAAINEEEKRMPFALIAARIQPFEFPTYNPPQWADELAPEVLGIVPLKSASVKIKQLHHFYDLKVPQHFSSMAYQPFCVHHAATSYKVPKYFQTLKSGAEEELIPLISASKEEPSVAQAEDWDTSLLNLKAPEALLHPPNHHPLQIFNPCPGLLDLKLPLPYTETSMEYHVCPLPKFPNCNKYPNGTTVTQKKFLHHREVIRGVTNWRKFPPVINSSLSGTLPLNSTAVPFCIDPYNPDMLPDDVPPILHELPQQDKENVVDEAMEGEAAVLLTPQMIKAEFPQIDTLAEESKSKEGSEGNAEVKIGSFTSLYKSVPVSSDVRDIVDSYIASQKNIYGRRISETAEKLKEKTIDKTMILN from the exons ATGGAAGTTGTGAGTAATATTCAGACTGACTTCCACAGCACCAAAGGGTCTTGCAGAAGCCCTCCATCCCTTCTTCTGGACAGCTTTGTGGAGGAGCCCCAGCAAACAACTGATGTTCCCCATCACCTCCTGGAATCAA agaTTTATACAAAGCTATTAAGAAATAATGCTATACAGGCTAAACCTGCTATCATGCATTATGGAGGATTTGAGGTAGAAAAACATCATCAGCAAGTGCTG AAACTGATAAATATTTCCGGAGAAGTTATAAACATCCATATTATTCCGCCGGAGACAAACTATTTCCAGATCAAATATAGCAAAATT CAGCGGCTTGTCCCTGGCTTGTCCTTTTCAGTAACGGTTGATTTTTGCCCTGATGAATGGCGATACTATTATGACTGCATCCGAATCCATTCTCAG gGAGATGAAACTTTGCTGATCCCTCTCCATGCCTATCCTGTGATGAATAATGTAGATTTTCCATCCTACATTAATTTGTCGGATGTTCCTTTGGGACAATG TAAGCCCTATGTGATCCCACTGCAGTGTGGCTGCCCCATAGATTTTGAGTTTCAAATTGAGTACCTTCAATCCCACAAAGCCTTCACTGTACAACCCATGTCAG GAATAATTCCAGCCAGTGGGAAAGCAGAAGTGATGGTTACATTTGCACCTTTTGAATATGGGACAGCCCAAATAAAAATCCAGTTGTGGATTTCACAGTTTAACTCAAAACCTTACAGTTGTACGTTCACGGGAACATCTATTCCACACCTAAACTTAAT AAGAGGAGATTTGGAGAACCAAGAGTCAGTTTTGCAAAGAATACCAAAGTCTGCTGAAAAAGCAGTGTTGTGCCTGCCACAGAAAACACGATCACCAAAAGACAAAAAGCTCAGGCTGCTACAAAAAGGACAG ACTATTGAATATAAAAACTTGAGGTTTCCTGTTGATTTGTCCAATCCTTATGCTGTGGGAACAGTTTTGATTCAGGAACCAGGCAAATTGAAGATTAAACATTTAAGGGAAG TCCTAGGAGGACAAGGTGATGGAGGAACTAAAACACGACAGATAAAAGAGGCCGTTTTTCAACTAAAAGTCAAACAGGATATACAAGAAGAGGAAATTAATCAACTTAAGTG GCAAGTTCATTTAGGTAAAGATCCAATATGTCCAACTCTTCAAAAGCAAATCCTTGAAGATCGactgaaagaagaagaaatttacAAG ATTAAAAGAAGAGACCCCATCCTGGAGAAGGAGTTTGAAAGAAAACATATCGAAATCTCTGTGAAACGTATCGTCCGGCACATCAGTGAG AGTCCCCAGTTTCAGCCTACTTTTGACCTTCTGCTTAATAATCCTTGGTATCACAAGCACAGAATTCAGCAGCGATTCCAACAAGCTGCACGAAAG GTCCTGATTCAGATTCGGCTAGATAAAGTGATAAATTTGCTTCATGACGTGTTTAAGCGGTacaaagaacaagaagaggaagagaagagattgATATCAG AATGCAGCAGTTTTAAAACATCCAGCACCGCTGCTATAaacgaagaggagaagagaatgcCTTTTGCCTTGATTGCAGCTCGAATACAGCCGTTTGAATTCCCTACTTACAATCCACCACAATGGGCTGATGAACTG gCACCAGAAGTTTTGGGCATAGTTCCTCTTAAGTCTGCTTCAGTGAAAATCAAACAGCTCCATCACTTTTATGATCTAAAG GTACCCCAGCATTTCAGTAGCATGGCATATCAGCCATTCTGTGTACATCATGCAGCCACTAGTTACAAGgttccaaaatattttcaaacactGAAATCAGGCGCAGAG GAAGAGCTGATTCCACTAATATCTGCCTCTAAAGAAGAACCTTCAGTTGCACAGGCTGAGGATTGGGACACTTCCCTCTTAAACCTGAAAGCCCCTGAAGCTTTGCTTCACCCTCCAAACCATCATCCACTTCAAATTTTT AATCCTTGTCCAGGACTGCTTGATCTTAAGCTACCCCTGCCCTATACAGAAACCAGCATGGAATATCACGTTTGCCCTCTTCCAAAATTTCCAAATTGCAATAAATACCCAAACGGCACTACAGTTACACAAAAGAAGTTTCTTCATCATAGG GAAGTGATTCGTGGTGTGACTAACTGGAGAAAATTCCCACCAGTTATCAATTCAAGCTTATCGGGTACACTGCCTCTGAATAGCACGGCAGTGCCATTTTG CATTGATCCTTATAACCCCGACATGCTTCCAGATGATGTGCCTCCAATTCTGCATGAGTTACCACAACAAGACAAGGAAAACGTGGTGGACGA AGCAATGGAAGGAGAGGCTGCCGTCTTACTTACACCACAGATGATAAAAGCCGAATTTCCACAGATTGACACCTTAGCAGAAGAGAGTAAATCAAAAGAGGGAAG tgaAGGAAATGCAGAAGTGAAAATCGGTTCTTTTACATCTCTATATAAATCTGTGCCTGTTTCCAG